The Burkholderia ambifaria AMMD genome has a segment encoding these proteins:
- a CDS encoding WD40/YVTN/BNR-like repeat-containing protein, translated as MNDRLLVATRKGLFVLHADGNGGWSLGEPHFIGEPVSMALADPRHGTLYAALNLGHFGVKLHRRRSGAADWEECAVPVYPPQPADALRANVGAHAGDADTDDEAPAPPRPPWTLQQIWSLEAGGADEPGVLWAGTIPGGLFRSGDGGDSWELNRALWDRPERPEWFGGGYDAPGIHSVMVDPRDSRHVTIGISCGGVWQTFDGGASWRVSADGMEADYMPPERRGEPNVQDPHRVVQCAANPDVLWTQHHCAIFRSTDGAAHWQRIEAQPSSFGFAVAVHPADPDTAWFVPAAKDACRIPVNGRFVVTRTRDGGRSFESLSNGLPPAPAYDLVYRHGLAVDDTGTRLAIASTTGGLWTSADGGENWRQVSAHLPPVYCVRFG; from the coding sequence ATGAACGATCGACTGCTCGTCGCGACCCGCAAGGGCCTGTTCGTGCTGCACGCCGACGGCAACGGCGGCTGGTCGCTCGGCGAGCCGCACTTCATCGGCGAACCGGTCAGCATGGCGCTGGCCGATCCGCGCCACGGCACGCTGTATGCGGCGCTCAACCTCGGCCATTTCGGTGTCAAACTGCATCGCCGCCGCTCGGGCGCGGCCGACTGGGAAGAATGCGCGGTTCCGGTATATCCGCCGCAGCCCGCCGACGCGCTGCGCGCAAACGTCGGCGCACATGCCGGCGACGCCGACACGGACGACGAAGCGCCCGCCCCGCCCCGGCCACCGTGGACACTTCAGCAGATCTGGTCGCTCGAAGCCGGCGGCGCCGACGAGCCGGGCGTACTGTGGGCCGGCACGATACCGGGCGGACTGTTCCGCTCCGGCGATGGCGGCGATTCGTGGGAGCTCAACCGCGCATTGTGGGACCGCCCGGAGCGCCCCGAATGGTTCGGCGGCGGCTACGACGCGCCGGGCATCCATTCGGTGATGGTCGATCCGCGCGACAGCCGGCACGTGACGATCGGCATCTCGTGCGGCGGCGTGTGGCAGACCTTCGACGGTGGCGCGAGCTGGCGCGTGAGCGCCGACGGGATGGAAGCCGATTACATGCCGCCGGAGCGGCGCGGCGAGCCCAACGTGCAGGACCCGCATCGCGTCGTGCAGTGCGCGGCCAATCCCGATGTGCTGTGGACCCAGCATCATTGCGCGATCTTCCGCTCGACCGACGGCGCCGCGCACTGGCAGCGCATCGAAGCGCAGCCGTCGAGCTTCGGCTTCGCGGTCGCCGTGCATCCGGCCGACCCCGACACCGCGTGGTTCGTCCCCGCCGCGAAGGATGCGTGCCGGATTCCGGTGAACGGCCGGTTCGTCGTCACGCGCACGCGCGACGGCGGCCGTAGTTTCGAGAGCCTGTCGAACGGGTTGCCGCCTGCACCGGCCTACGACTTGGTATATCGGCACGGCCTCGCGGTGGATGACACCGGCACGCGTCTCGCAATAGCGTCGACGACGGGCGGGTTATGGACTTCCGCTGACGGCGGCGAGAACTGGCGGCAAGTTTCCGCGCATTTGCCGCCGGTGTATTGCGTGCGGTTCGGGTAA
- a CDS encoding choline ABC transporter substrate-binding protein — protein MKRLLIATVCGIGIAAPMSAVYAADPPVCKNVRFADVGWSDIAATTGLASTMLQGLGYAPTKTIASVPITFAGIKSKQIDVFLGYWSPTMDPIIQPFTKAGTIKVLATPNLTGAKYTLAVPDYVYQGGLKSFADIQKYADKLNGKIYGIEPGNDGNALIKKMIDTNQFGLGKFKLVESSEAGMLIEVNRAARDKQWIVFLGWEPHPMNVQMKIDYLTGGDDVFGPNYGEAKVLTATPPDYAQRCPNVAKFVSNLQFTTAIENHVMVPIMNKEDPNKAAAAWLKANPQSLEKWLAGVTTLDGKPGLPAVKAYLGVH, from the coding sequence ATGAAGCGCCTATTGATCGCAACGGTATGCGGGATCGGGATCGCCGCGCCGATGTCGGCGGTGTATGCGGCCGACCCGCCCGTGTGCAAGAACGTGCGCTTCGCGGACGTCGGCTGGTCCGACATCGCGGCCACCACCGGCCTCGCGTCGACGATGCTGCAGGGGCTCGGCTACGCGCCGACCAAGACGATCGCGTCGGTGCCGATCACGTTCGCCGGCATCAAGAGCAAGCAGATCGACGTGTTCCTCGGCTACTGGTCGCCGACGATGGACCCGATCATCCAGCCGTTCACGAAGGCCGGCACGATCAAGGTGCTCGCCACGCCCAACCTGACCGGTGCGAAATACACGCTCGCGGTGCCCGACTACGTGTATCAGGGCGGCCTGAAGTCGTTCGCCGACATCCAGAAGTACGCGGACAAGCTCAACGGCAAGATCTACGGGATCGAGCCGGGCAACGACGGCAATGCGCTCATCAAGAAGATGATCGACACCAATCAGTTTGGCCTCGGCAAGTTCAAGCTGGTCGAGTCGAGCGAAGCCGGCATGCTGATCGAGGTGAATCGCGCGGCCCGCGACAAACAGTGGATCGTGTTTCTGGGATGGGAACCGCATCCGATGAACGTGCAGATGAAGATCGATTACCTGACCGGCGGCGACGACGTGTTCGGCCCGAACTACGGTGAGGCGAAGGTGCTGACGGCCACGCCGCCCGACTACGCGCAGCGCTGCCCGAACGTCGCGAAGTTCGTGTCGAACCTGCAGTTCACGACGGCGATCGAGAACCACGTGATGGTGCCGATCATGAACAAGGAAGACCCGAACAAGGCCGCCGCCGCGTGGCTGAAGGCGAACCCGCAATCGCTCGAGAAGTGGCTGGCCGGCGTGACGACGCTCGACGGCAAGCCGGGGCTGCCGGCGGTGAAGGCTTATCTCGGCGTGCATTGA
- a CDS encoding GlxA family transcriptional regulator yields the protein MTSAAAAVPAACVSPVSSLAHFGFLTLPNFSMIAFSSAVEVLRMANYVGRADHYQWSIYSLDGAPVHASNGIAVRPTQALDYTNLPDVMIVCGGIRIRDVVDDGARDTLAALAERGLPLGGICTGAYALMSGGLLDGYRCTVHWENLSALHAEFPQVGFADELFVVDRDRLTCTGGTAPLDLMLNLVGMRFGQQLAAQVSEQFILERIRSSTDTQPIPVDARVGFSRAELIEVVRLMEANIEEPLSLEELARLVRLSQRHLQRMFKVYLNVSPTHYYLTLRLKRARDLLRTTDASIARVTTTCGFHSPCHFSKAYRAQFGHAPSYERRLPGR from the coding sequence GTGACGTCCGCCGCTGCCGCCGTGCCCGCCGCTTGCGTTTCACCGGTTTCGTCCCTCGCCCATTTCGGCTTTCTTACGCTGCCGAATTTCTCGATGATCGCGTTCTCGAGCGCGGTCGAAGTGCTTCGGATGGCGAACTATGTCGGGCGTGCCGACCATTACCAGTGGTCGATCTATTCGCTCGACGGCGCCCCCGTGCATGCCAGCAACGGCATCGCGGTGCGGCCGACCCAGGCGCTCGACTACACGAACCTGCCCGACGTGATGATCGTATGCGGCGGGATTCGCATCCGCGACGTGGTCGACGACGGCGCGCGCGATACGCTCGCGGCGCTCGCCGAACGCGGGTTGCCGCTGGGCGGCATCTGCACCGGCGCGTATGCATTGATGTCCGGCGGGCTACTCGACGGTTATCGCTGCACCGTGCACTGGGAGAACCTGTCCGCGCTGCATGCGGAGTTTCCGCAGGTGGGGTTCGCCGACGAGCTGTTCGTCGTCGATCGCGACCGGCTCACCTGCACCGGCGGCACCGCGCCGCTCGACCTGATGTTGAACCTCGTCGGCATGCGCTTCGGCCAGCAGCTCGCCGCGCAGGTGTCCGAACAGTTCATCCTCGAGCGCATCCGCAGCTCGACCGACACGCAGCCGATTCCGGTCGATGCGCGCGTCGGCTTCTCGCGCGCGGAGCTGATCGAGGTCGTGCGCCTGATGGAGGCGAACATTGAGGAGCCGCTGTCGCTCGAGGAGCTCGCGCGGCTCGTGCGGCTGTCGCAGCGGCACTTGCAGCGTATGTTCAAGGTGTACCTGAACGTATCGCCGACCCACTATTACCTGACGCTGCGGCTCAAGCGCGCGCGCGACCTGCTGCGCACGACCGACGCGTCGATCGCGCGCGTGACGACGACGTGCGGATTCCATTCGCCGTGTCACTTCAGCAAGGCGTATCGCGCGCAGTTCGGTCACGCACCGAGTTACGAACGGCGGCTGCCGGGGCGTTGA
- the choW gene encoding choline ABC transporter permease subunit, whose amino-acid sequence MSEMIPLGTWVDRSVHYLLDHDAATFDAIGRAIEGLAAFVEHGLQAIPMWLMMAIFIGVGLWRVGWRFALFTTLSLLLIFATGFWDQTVITLGLTLSSTIISLVLGIPLGIWAAKSKLVAAIVRPILDLMQTMPAFVYLIPAAMLFGLGRVPGILSTVIFAMPPAVRLTSLGIRHVNREIVEAGQAFGCTPWQLLYKVQFPNALPSIMQGVNQTIMMALSMVIIASMVGAGGLGNDVLASIQRLDIGLGFESGLSVVLLAIILDRITESFGRAPGTVKAPLFSGLKQVFRAKGAPAQA is encoded by the coding sequence ATGTCTGAAATGATTCCGCTCGGTACCTGGGTCGACCGGTCCGTTCACTACCTGCTCGACCATGACGCGGCAACGTTCGATGCGATCGGCCGCGCGATCGAGGGCCTCGCCGCGTTCGTCGAGCACGGACTGCAGGCGATCCCGATGTGGCTGATGATGGCGATCTTCATCGGCGTCGGACTGTGGCGCGTGGGCTGGCGCTTCGCGCTGTTCACCACCTTGTCGCTGCTGCTGATCTTCGCGACGGGCTTCTGGGATCAGACGGTCATCACGCTCGGTCTCACGCTGTCGTCGACGATCATCAGCCTCGTGCTCGGCATTCCGCTCGGCATCTGGGCCGCGAAGAGCAAGCTGGTCGCCGCGATCGTGCGTCCGATCCTCGACCTGATGCAGACGATGCCTGCGTTCGTCTACCTGATTCCGGCCGCGATGCTGTTCGGTCTCGGCCGCGTGCCGGGGATCCTGTCGACGGTGATCTTCGCGATGCCGCCGGCCGTGCGCCTGACGAGCCTCGGCATCCGTCACGTGAACCGCGAGATCGTCGAAGCCGGCCAGGCATTCGGCTGCACGCCGTGGCAGCTGCTGTACAAGGTGCAGTTCCCGAATGCGCTGCCGTCGATCATGCAGGGCGTGAACCAGACGATCATGATGGCGCTGTCGATGGTCATCATCGCATCGATGGTCGGCGCGGGCGGCCTCGGCAACGATGTGCTCGCGAGTATCCAGCGCCTCGACATCGGCCTCGGTTTCGAAAGCGGTCTGTCGGTCGTGCTGCTCGCGATCATTCTCGACCGCATCACCGAAAGCTTCGGCCGCGCGCCGGGCACCGTGAAAGCACCGCTCTTCTCGGGCCTGAAGCAGGTGTTCCGCGCGAAGGGCGCTCCCGCTCAAGCCTGA